From Candidatus Methylomirabilota bacterium:
AGGAACGAGGCAATGTGATTTGGGGGGAACGTTACCGTTCATTAGCTGGCCGTGACGCCATCGTGGAACAGATTGGATTTTTGAAACTCATGCTACCCGCCGGTGTCTTTTGCCAGGCGAACCCATCTATGGCTCGTCGGATCTATGAAGCCACTGTCGCCATGGCAGATCTCAAAGGACGGGAGAGGGTCCTGGATCTCTACTGCGGAGTCGGGCCCCTTTCCCTGTACCTAGCAACCAATGCTGCCTCTGTTTGGGGTGTCGATGAAAATCTCCTATCCATCTCGACAGCCAAACAGAACGCGCGGATGAACGGCTTTCACAACTGCCGTTTTTTTGTAGGGGACGTGGCGGATAAGATCGAGGAGGCAAGGCGCCAGCTGTCTGAAATCGATTTAATTGTTTGCAACCCCCCAAGGAAGGGCCTCCAGCCTCAAGCCCTACAGGCTATGCTCGCCGCCAGGGCGCCAAAGATCCTCTATGTCTCGTGTGAGCCAGCGACCCTGGCACGAGATCTGGATCGGCTGACGGGAGATGGATACCGACTGACGAGCATTCAGCCATTTGACATGTTTCCCCAGACAGAGGAGGTGGAAACCATAGCGCTTCTGGAACGGTTCTAAAGACTCGCCACAGAACGGCGACAGCGACAAATGAGGATATTCCAACAAAAAGCAGGTTGACATCCTGGCTCATTTTCCGATACTTGCCCTATGGATTCACAGCGCTCATCAATTAAGCAGGCCTACCTTTTGCCCGTGGGGAGCGAAATCACCGTGCAGGGTTGGGTTCGCTCACGTCGGGACTCCAAGGGCATCACCTTTATTGAATTAAATGATGGCTCACGGTTCAAGAGCCTACAACTCGTGGTGGAAGATGGAGTGTTGCCGAATGAAACACTCACCCAAGTCACCACTGGCAGCTCCATTTCCGCATCGGGTGTCCTGGTCCAATCCCCCGCCAAGGGTCAAGCCGTGGAATTGAAGGTCACAAGCATTTCTGTTTATGGTACGGCGGATCCTGCGAACTATCCGCTGCAAAAGAAGGGACACTCTTTTGAGTTCCTGCGCGAGATCGCCCACCTCAGGGTCCGCAGTAACACCTTCGGCGCGGCCTTCCGCGTGCGCAACGTCCTCACCCACTCCATACACAGCTTCTTTCAGGAGCGGGACTTCATCTACGTCCAGACCCCAATCATCACCACCTCCGATTGCGAGGGCGCCGGTGAGATGTTCAACGTCACCTCTTTGAATCTACGAAACGTTCCCAGGGCCGATGACGGCGACGTGGACTGGCGGCAGGACTTTTTCGGACGGCCTGCGTACCTCACCGTGAGCGGCCAGATGGAGGCCGAGATATTCGCCCTGAACTTTACCAAAGTCTATACCTTTGGCCCCACCTTCCGTGCCGAGAACAGCAACACGCCACGCCATCTGGCCGAATTCTGGATGATTGAGCCAGAAATGGCGTTCCATGACCTCCAAGACAACATGCGCGTTGCCGAGGAGTTTCTCAAATACACCATTCGCCACGTTCTCGAGCACTGCAGGGAAGACCTTGAGTTTTTCAATCAACGTGTGGAGAAAACCGTACTCAACACGCTGGAGCATGTCGTAGGATCGGCCTTTGCCCATCTCTCGTACACCGACGCCATCAAGGCCCTGCAAGACGCCAACAGGAAGTGGGAGTTCCCGCCCATGTGGGGCCACGACCTGCAAACGGAGCATGAGCGGTTTCTAACCGAAGAAATCTTCAAGAAGCCGGTGATCGTTACCGACTACCCGAAAGACATCAAGCCCTTTTATATGCGTGTCAATGATGACGACCGAACGGTGCGAGCGATAGATGTGTTGGTGCCGAGGGTCGGGGAGATTATCGGGGGAAGCCAGCGTGAGGAGCGATACGACGTGGTTCTAAAGAGGTTAAAGGAAACGGGACTGGATGAAAGGCCCTACTGGTGGTACCTGGACCTCCGCCGATTCGGAACGGTCCCTCACTCGGGCTTCGGACTCGGGTTGGAGCGGATGATGATGTATCTGACCGGTCTTAAAAACATCCGCGATGTGATCCCCTTCCCGCGTACACCGGGAAACGCAGAGTTTTGACCTCGCTTAGAGAAAAAGAGTTGCGTCCCCTTTTCCCACCCCCTTTCTAGCGATGTCGGGGGCCCGTCGGGGTGGGCAAGCTCTCACTGCCGATCTCGAACTTGCGGACGATTGGGGCAGCGACGGAGACACTCGTCACCAGCAAGAGCGTGGCCACACCTCCTATGAACGCGGCGATCTCCGCCCCAGCGAAGGAAGCGACCAGACCTGACTCGAACTGGCCCAGTTGAGGTCCGCCGCTGGTGAAGATGCTGTTGACAGAAGACATCCGGCCGCGGATTTCGTCGGGGGTGCATAACTGGTTGATCGTGCTACGTAGCACGGCGCCGATCGTATTCCCCATACCCGTTCCTGCCAGCATCAGGACCGAAAACCAAAAGATCGTTGAGAACGCAAACAGAAGCACGCAGGCGCCGTAGATGGCTACGCCGATGAGGGCCCACCGCCCGGCGCGCCGGACACGTCCCCAAAAGCTCAGAAAGGTGGCCGAGCCCAGCGAACCCGCCGCGACCGCCGAGTGAAGAATGCCCAACCCTTCCGGGCCCACCTGGAGGATGTCGCGCGCGTAGATGGGGAGTAGCGCGCGTGTCGATCCAAGAAACGTCATGCCAAAGTCAAGGGACATGAGCAGCAAAATCACGGGTTGGGAGCGTACAAAGCCCACGCCTTCCTTGAGCGAGTTGAAAGATATGGCTCGACGACCAGCGGCGCTGAGCGGGGTCGTGATGCAAGTGAGCGAGAACGCCATGGCAAGCCAGGATATGGCGTCCACGCCATAGCAAAGGGCCGGCCCAACAAAACCTAGAGCTATTCCGGCCAGGGAGGGTCCTGCGATCATTGCAACATGGCGCTGGGCATTGGTCAAAGCCAGGGCGTTGGGCAGCTCAGTGCGGGGCACGAGATTGGGAGGGAGCGCTTGTCGGGCCGGCGTTTCCAGCGATGAAAAGATCGCAAAGAACACGTTTGCGCCGTAGAGGGCAAAAGGGGAGGCCCTGCCGGAGAGCGTGATGACCACGAGCCCCGCCGAAACCAAAAACTGCCCGACCTGGGTGACGATCAGCAAGCGCTTGCGGTCAACGGCGTCGGCAAGAAGGCCGCCGAAGAGAAGAAGCGACATTTGGGGAATGGCACGGGCGAGCCCGAGCATGCCAATGTGAAGGGGGGAGTTGGTGAGTTCATAGATCTGC
This genomic window contains:
- the asnS gene encoding asparagine--tRNA ligase gives rise to the protein MDSQRSSIKQAYLLPVGSEITVQGWVRSRRDSKGITFIELNDGSRFKSLQLVVEDGVLPNETLTQVTTGSSISASGVLVQSPAKGQAVELKVTSISVYGTADPANYPLQKKGHSFEFLREIAHLRVRSNTFGAAFRVRNVLTHSIHSFFQERDFIYVQTPIITTSDCEGAGEMFNVTSLNLRNVPRADDGDVDWRQDFFGRPAYLTVSGQMEAEIFALNFTKVYTFGPTFRAENSNTPRHLAEFWMIEPEMAFHDLQDNMRVAEEFLKYTIRHVLEHCREDLEFFNQRVEKTVLNTLEHVVGSAFAHLSYTDAIKALQDANRKWEFPPMWGHDLQTEHERFLTEEIFKKPVIVTDYPKDIKPFYMRVNDDDRTVRAIDVLVPRVGEIIGGSQREERYDVVLKRLKETGLDERPYWWYLDLRRFGTVPHSGFGLGLERMMMYLTGLKNIRDVIPFPRTPGNAEF
- the rlmD gene encoding 23S rRNA (uracil(1939)-C(5))-methyltransferase RlmD, which gives rise to LYYPQSHRVIDISSCPVHPKPVNSVLKYLKGQMVRLGIEAYNEKDDSGELRYVDFRYSFSQRRLGVTLVTRHSGFRQGQELARALHRRFSFISGVVQNINEERGNVIWGERYRSLAGRDAIVEQIGFLKLMLPAGVFCQANPSMARRIYEATVAMADLKGRERVLDLYCGVGPLSLYLATNAASVWGVDENLLSISTAKQNARMNGFHNCRFFVGDVADKIEEARRQLSEIDLIVCNPPRKGLQPQALQAMLAARAPKILYVSCEPATLARDLDRLTGDGYRLTSIQPFDMFPQTEEVETIALLERF
- a CDS encoding MFS transporter — protein: MAFAALRHRDFRIFWIGQVLSGVGTQFSTVAMAWQIYELTNSPLHIGMLGLARAIPQMSLLLFGGLLADAVDRKRLLIVTQVGQFLVSAGLVVITLSGRASPFALYGANVFFAIFSSLETPARQALPPNLVPRTELPNALALTNAQRHVAMIAGPSLAGIALGFVGPALCYGVDAISWLAMAFSLTCITTPLSAAGRRAISFNSLKEGVGFVRSQPVILLLMSLDFGMTFLGSTRALLPIYARDILQVGPEGLGILHSAVAAGSLGSATFLSFWGRVRRAGRWALIGVAIYGACVLLFAFSTIFWFSVLMLAGTGMGNTIGAVLRSTINQLCTPDEIRGRMSSVNSIFTSGGPQLGQFESGLVASFAGAEIAAFIGGVATLLLVTSVSVAAPIVRKFEIGSESLPTPTGPRHR